In Aureibaculum algae, the following are encoded in one genomic region:
- the ccsA gene encoding cytochrome c biogenesis protein CcsA encodes MKKIYNILFSTRLTAILFVVFGAAMGIATFIENDYGTQASKALVYNSWWFQLTMLIFVGNFIGNIFRYRLLRKEKISVLMFHLAFIVIIVGAAITRYISYEAIMPIQEGETTNLMLSEKTTLNVHVDDGNEAREINKLYYFTPEIGSETRFIPMVSKFFNFLRGGNNFSLKADFRDKPVTVNYVSFLPNAFEKFEEDTSGEEFLHFVESGGGGRHDHYIKKGEVANIHNALVAFENQTEGAVNIFTENDTLRIKSPFEGNYMVMATQATGTIVKDSVQVFNLRALHNIGSLQFVVPEKGIKGKLVEVSSENKEEHPADKLTIEVVTKNDKKIVDLYGYKYAATPPEMFSMDGLNFRISYGAKQLQLPFSIKLNDFQLDRYPGSNSPKSYASEVTVMDNGENFDFRVFMNNILIHKGYKFFQSSYTITDEYEETHLSVNHDAVGTWVTYLGYSLLYTGLIMILFSKTSRFADLRRMLNKIKKKKEALTILILMFSGLTFAQGSHIQHGMSKVQVDSTLTAQKVSVEHAQRFGSLIIQDENGRMKPVNTFTSELLRKVSKKDTYNGMNANQVAVSMVTNPRIWMSVPFIYVKSANTKLRDILGVPEDQEYLRLSDMFTDRGEYKLSQEVEKAYKKKIKNKFEESVLNVDGRVTLLYQAIINGSIFKFFPLQNEENNKWFSYVEHKLAGFTGTDSLYVANIIPLYSGSLKLATSKKDYSKANEFLESIHKYQHKFGGAVMPSDRKVELEIFYNKYDIFKSLFMYYMYGALFLFIVVMVQIFNGSTLVNKLVKAGIFIIAGLFIYHTIGLGIRWYISGHAPWSNGYESMIYIAWATMLFGLLFGKKSALTVAATTFVTSMILMIAHWNWMDPSIGTLVPVLDSYWLMIHVAIIVASYGPFTIGMILGLISLVLFAITTKNNKRKIDLAIKEITVINEMSITIGLIMLTIGNFLGGMWANESWGRYWGWDPKETWALVSIMVYAFVLHMRIVPGLRSRFTFNMVAVFAYTTILMTYLGVNHLLSGLHSYATGDAAPIPNEIWGWLIVSAIISILAYIKYKKYYKKPSSRDLKK; translated from the coding sequence ATGAAAAAAATATACAATATTCTCTTCTCAACCCGTCTTACTGCTATTTTATTTGTTGTCTTTGGTGCCGCTATGGGTATTGCAACATTTATAGAAAATGATTATGGAACCCAGGCTTCTAAAGCCTTAGTTTACAATTCGTGGTGGTTTCAATTAACCATGCTCATTTTTGTAGGTAATTTTATAGGTAATATATTTAGATATAGATTACTTCGCAAAGAGAAGATTTCCGTTTTAATGTTTCACTTAGCTTTCATTGTTATCATAGTGGGTGCCGCTATTACAAGATATATAAGTTATGAGGCTATTATGCCTATTCAAGAAGGTGAAACTACTAATTTAATGCTGTCAGAGAAAACTACGCTTAATGTTCATGTAGATGATGGTAATGAAGCAAGAGAGATAAATAAACTTTATTATTTTACTCCAGAAATTGGGTCAGAAACGCGATTTATACCGATGGTTTCTAAATTTTTTAATTTTTTAAGAGGCGGTAATAATTTTTCATTGAAAGCTGATTTTAGAGATAAACCAGTAACGGTTAATTATGTTAGTTTTCTACCGAATGCCTTTGAGAAATTTGAAGAAGATACCTCAGGCGAAGAGTTTTTACACTTTGTAGAGTCGGGTGGAGGTGGAAGACACGATCATTATATCAAAAAGGGTGAAGTTGCTAATATTCACAATGCCTTAGTTGCTTTTGAAAATCAAACAGAAGGTGCTGTAAACATATTTACAGAAAATGATACACTGAGAATTAAATCGCCTTTTGAGGGTAATTATATGGTTATGGCTACCCAAGCAACAGGTACTATTGTAAAAGACTCTGTACAAGTTTTTAATTTAAGAGCGTTGCACAACATAGGTAGTTTACAATTTGTAGTTCCTGAAAAAGGTATAAAAGGTAAATTAGTGGAAGTTTCATCTGAAAATAAAGAGGAACACCCTGCCGATAAGTTAACCATAGAAGTAGTTACCAAAAACGATAAAAAAATAGTCGATTTATACGGTTATAAGTATGCCGCTACACCACCTGAAATGTTTTCTATGGATGGGTTAAACTTCAGAATTTCTTATGGAGCTAAACAATTACAATTGCCTTTTTCAATTAAACTTAACGATTTTCAATTGGATAGATATCCAGGGTCTAATAGTCCCAAATCATATGCTAGTGAAGTAACTGTAATGGATAATGGTGAAAATTTTGATTTTAGAGTTTTTATGAATAATATTTTAATTCATAAAGGGTATAAATTTTTTCAATCTAGTTATACTATTACTGATGAATATGAAGAAACACATCTGTCTGTAAATCATGATGCCGTTGGTACTTGGGTTACTTATTTAGGGTATTCACTGCTTTACACGGGGCTGATTATGATATTGTTTTCAAAGACTTCACGTTTTGCAGATTTACGTAGAATGTTGAATAAAATTAAAAAGAAAAAAGAGGCTCTGACGATATTGATATTGATGTTTAGCGGATTGACTTTTGCACAAGGAAGTCATATTCAACATGGCATGTCTAAGGTACAGGTAGATTCTACATTAACCGCACAAAAAGTTTCTGTTGAGCACGCACAAAGATTTGGAAGTCTAATTATTCAAGATGAAAACGGTAGAATGAAACCCGTAAATACTTTTACTTCTGAATTGTTAAGAAAAGTAAGTAAAAAGGATACTTACAATGGTATGAATGCTAACCAAGTGGCAGTTTCTATGGTTACCAATCCTAGAATTTGGATGTCGGTTCCTTTTATTTATGTAAAGTCAGCAAATACGAAATTACGAGATATACTAGGTGTTCCAGAAGATCAAGAATATTTACGATTATCAGATATGTTTACCGATAGAGGTGAGTATAAATTAAGTCAAGAAGTTGAAAAAGCTTATAAAAAGAAGATTAAAAATAAATTTGAAGAAAGTGTATTGAATGTTGACGGTAGGGTTACACTATTATATCAGGCTATAATAAATGGAAGTATTTTTAAATTTTTTCCATTACAAAATGAAGAAAACAACAAATGGTTTTCATATGTAGAACATAAATTAGCTGGGTTTACAGGAACGGATTCTTTGTATGTAGCTAATATTATTCCGTTATATTCAGGAAGTTTAAAATTGGCGACATCAAAAAAAGATTATTCTAAAGCCAATGAATTTTTAGAAAGTATTCATAAATACCAACATAAGTTTGGTGGAGCAGTAATGCCTTCTGACCGGAAAGTGGAATTAGAGATTTTTTACAATAAATATGACATTTTTAAGAGTCTGTTTATGTATTACATGTACGGGGCATTATTCTTGTTTATTGTAGTAATGGTTCAAATTTTCAACGGCTCCACACTTGTCAATAAATTAGTAAAGGCCGGTATTTTTATAATTGCAGGGTTGTTTATTTATCATACAATTGGGTTGGGTATTCGTTGGTATATTTCTGGGCATGCACCTTGGAGTAACGGTTATGAATCAATGATTTATATCGCTTGGGCAACCATGCTTTTCGGATTATTATTTGGTAAAAAATCAGCACTAACTGTTGCGGCTACTACTTTTGTAACTTCAATGATTTTAATGATCGCTCACTGGAATTGGATGGATCCTTCCATTGGTACCTTAGTTCCTGTATTAGATTCCTATTGGTTAATGATTCACGTGGCTATTATAGTAGCCAGTTATGGACCTTTTACCATTGGTATGATTTTAGGACTAATTTCTCTAGTTTTATTTGCTATCACTACAAAGAACAATAAAAGGAAGATAGACTTAGCGATTAAAGAAATTACTGTAATTAATGAAATGTCAATAACTATAGGTTTGATAATGTTAACCATCGGTAACTTTTTGGGTGGTATGTGGGCCAATGAAAGTTGGGGGCGTTATTGGGGCTGGGATCCAAAAGAAACATGGGCTTTGGTAAGTATCATGGTCTATGCATTTGTGTTGCATATGCGTATTGTACCAGGGTTAAGAAGTCGTTTTACTTTTAATATGGTAGCCGTATTTGCATACACTACTATTTTAATGACCTATTTGGGGGTAAATCATTTATTATCCGGGTTGCATTCGTATGCCACGGGAGATGCTGCACCTATCCCTAATGAAATTTGGGGTTGGTTGATTGTTTCTGCAATAATTAGTATTTTAGCGTATATTAAGTATAAAAAATATTACAAGAAACCCTCATCGAGGGATTTAAAAAAATAA
- a CDS encoding thioredoxin family protein: protein MNKIVYILLVLFIYNTNGIAQNKKSIDLNWQTDFAKAKKLASSENKGILIYFTGHDRTDSCQMLNEDFFYTEKFQNIAKNHLILVRVNSDLRNSAVSNDQKKKNTALSKQFNQSVHPTVVLTDANGKLIGKIESYNYLRDTSKHYALLDRAIEN from the coding sequence ATGAATAAGATAGTTTACATATTGTTAGTTTTATTTATTTACAACACAAATGGTATTGCACAAAATAAAAAGTCAATTGATTTAAATTGGCAAACCGATTTTGCTAAAGCAAAAAAATTGGCTTCATCTGAAAATAAAGGTATACTAATTTATTTTACTGGACATGACCGAACGGATTCTTGTCAGATGTTAAATGAAGATTTTTTCTATACCGAAAAATTCCAAAATATTGCTAAAAACCATCTAATTTTAGTTAGAGTAAATTCTGATTTGAGAAATAGTGCTGTTTCCAATGATCAAAAAAAGAAAAATACAGCTCTTAGTAAACAGTTTAATCAAAGTGTACATCCAACAGTTGTATTAACAGATGCAAATGGTAAACTTATAGGTAAGATTGAAAGTTATAATTATCTGCGAGATACGAGCAAGCATTATGCTTTGTTGGATAGGGCTATAGAAAATTAA
- a CDS encoding glycosyltransferase family 10 domain-containing protein, which produces MYKVKFTPYRESLGKIMLRQTKDGKGISTDGRYQFYIDEEIEEPDFWVVQGKGVRAGETYKVAPENTILLTTEPKSVLVYPKGYIKQFGTVCSCQEQTKHKNLVLGPAILPWFVGFKKLKDNTLSYSLTYNDLLNNKSVKKTKLISVITSNKAFTKGHLERIEFVEKLKAYYGDQIDVFGHGFNDFDDKWDVLSPYKYHIAIENSSENYYWTEKISDCFLAETFPIYYGCKNLSDYFNKESYQAIDIHDFDASVAIIDKIIKEDTFEKKQAYLKDAKIKAVTEYNMFDYVASLCDQMDAELPKEMVTINKCNSSEDYHNLYNYLIKHSLFKLKQKIKEVFKGKSLLYKK; this is translated from the coding sequence ATGTATAAAGTAAAATTTACTCCATACCGTGAAAGTTTAGGCAAAATAATGCTAAGACAAACAAAAGATGGTAAAGGAATATCTACTGATGGGCGTTATCAGTTTTATATTGATGAAGAAATTGAAGAACCGGATTTTTGGGTTGTACAAGGGAAAGGTGTAAGAGCAGGTGAAACCTACAAAGTAGCTCCAGAAAATACAATATTATTAACTACAGAACCTAAATCAGTTCTAGTCTATCCTAAAGGGTATATAAAACAATTTGGGACTGTATGTTCCTGTCAAGAGCAAACTAAACATAAAAATTTAGTTTTAGGCCCTGCCATACTTCCGTGGTTTGTTGGATTTAAAAAATTAAAAGATAATACACTTTCATATTCATTGACCTATAACGACTTATTAAACAATAAGTCGGTAAAGAAAACGAAACTCATCTCTGTGATAACAAGTAATAAGGCATTTACAAAAGGTCATCTTGAAAGAATTGAGTTTGTTGAGAAGTTAAAGGCATATTATGGAGATCAGATTGATGTATTTGGACATGGATTCAACGATTTTGATGATAAATGGGATGTTTTATCACCTTATAAATATCATATCGCCATAGAAAATTCATCAGAAAATTATTATTGGACTGAGAAAATCTCCGATTGTTTTTTAGCGGAAACATTCCCCATCTATTATGGTTGTAAAAACCTCTCTGACTATTTTAATAAAGAATCCTATCAAGCCATCGATATTCATGATTTTGATGCTTCAGTTGCCATTATTGATAAAATAATCAAGGAAGATACTTTTGAAAAAAAACAAGCCTACCTAAAAGACGCTAAGATTAAAGCAGTAACAGAGTATAATATGTTCGATTATGTGGCATCTTTATGCGACCAGATGGATGCGGAGCTACCAAAAGAAATGGTAACCATAAACAAATGTAATTCATCAGAAGATTATCATAATTTATACAACTACTTGATAAAGCATTCGCTGTTTAAATTGAAACAAAAAATTAAAGAAGTATTTAAAGGTAAATCTTTATTATATAAAAAGTAA
- a CDS encoding KdsC family phosphatase: MEKSYKEIMPQITTFIFDVDGVLTDGNVMIFPDGQLIRSMNIKDGYALKTAVDQGFNVCIISGGTNEAVKLRLKALGITDIFLGAHQKVKQLNEYLNTYNIKAENVLYMGDDIPDHPVMEIVGLPTCPKDAVPEIQNISLYVSQKKGGNGCVRDVIEQVLKVQDKWHTNFDAKLD; encoded by the coding sequence ATGGAAAAAAGTTATAAAGAAATAATGCCTCAAATTACTACTTTTATTTTTGATGTAGATGGCGTTTTAACAGATGGAAATGTAATGATATTCCCTGACGGCCAACTAATTAGATCAATGAATATAAAAGATGGTTATGCATTAAAAACAGCAGTTGATCAGGGGTTTAATGTCTGTATAATTTCGGGTGGCACCAACGAAGCCGTCAAATTACGATTGAAAGCTTTAGGTATTACCGACATCTTTTTAGGAGCACATCAAAAAGTAAAACAATTGAATGAATATCTAAATACCTACAATATTAAAGCTGAAAATGTATTATATATGGGGGATGATATTCCTGACCATCCTGTAATGGAAATTGTAGGTTTGCCTACATGCCCTAAAGATGCTGTTCCTGAAATTCAGAATATCTCACTGTATGTTTCACAAAAAAAAGGTGGTAATGGCTGTGTACGAGATGTAATTGAACAGGTTTTAAAAGTTCAGGATAAATGGCATACAAATTTTGATGCTAAGTTAGATTAG
- a CDS encoding YihY/virulence factor BrkB family protein yields the protein MTTEEKLLKIPILSWFVKLFLKIKVPGLEGMSLYNVLEMYVLGIVRGALTARAGGIAFSFFMALFPFALFILTLIPYITIEGFQAGFMDFIHQALPPQTFEAVDSVLNDIINNKYSGLLSFGFIMSIILMTNGINALFGGFEDSYHKLQTRSMIRQFLISMAISIVLALLLLVTVAVIIYFEIAISSFKEKGYVSDDLFWIDMGRYVIVLAMILITVALFYFFGTKEGRQISFFSPGAVLTTLLILLNFNIFGIYVRKFAQYNELYGTVGTLLVLMLFIWLNSIILLLGFELNAAMIGLKRNIKANNEQ from the coding sequence ATGACAACTGAGGAAAAACTCTTAAAAATACCTATTTTAAGTTGGTTCGTTAAACTTTTTTTAAAGATTAAGGTTCCAGGCTTAGAAGGCATGTCTTTATATAACGTTCTTGAAATGTACGTTTTAGGGATTGTTAGAGGTGCCTTAACAGCAAGAGCTGGTGGAATTGCTTTTAGTTTTTTCATGGCCTTATTTCCTTTTGCATTATTTATTTTAACTTTAATTCCTTACATCACGATAGAGGGTTTTCAGGCTGGTTTTATGGATTTTATCCATCAAGCATTACCTCCACAAACCTTTGAAGCTGTAGACTCCGTACTTAACGACATCATCAATAATAAATACAGTGGTTTATTGTCTTTTGGTTTTATTATGTCCATAATTCTAATGACCAATGGTATCAATGCTCTATTTGGTGGTTTTGAAGACAGTTACCATAAATTACAAACACGATCAATGATCAGGCAATTTTTGATATCTATGGCTATATCAATCGTATTGGCACTATTATTGCTCGTTACAGTTGCAGTCATTATTTACTTTGAAATTGCAATCAGTAGTTTTAAAGAGAAAGGATATGTTTCTGATGATTTATTTTGGATAGATATGGGTAGATATGTTATCGTTTTAGCCATGATATTAATAACAGTCGCATTATTTTACTTTTTTGGTACTAAAGAAGGAAGACAAATTTCTTTTTTTTCGCCAGGAGCTGTACTTACCACCTTATTAATTTTACTAAACTTTAATATTTTTGGAATTTACGTCAGGAAATTCGCACAATATAACGAGCTTTACGGAACTGTAGGTACCTTACTCGTGCTCATGCTATTTATTTGGCTTAATTCCATTATACTTTTATTAGGGTTTGAATTGAATGCCGCAATGATTGGATTAAAAAGAAATATAAAGGCCAATAATGAACAATAA
- a CDS encoding Rossmann-like and DUF2520 domain-containing protein: protein MISVILLGTGNLANHLIDAFLQTKNVNLVQVYGRNAAALAKFKKTVDTTSNLAHLKEADIYIIAISDDAIAEFSEQLLVRDKLVVHTSGSVSIDAIKTSNRGVFYPLQTFTKDKPINFTAIPICIETKQKEDFNQLQQLASLLSNNVYTIDSNQRKYIHLAAVFTNNFVNYMYKIGNDICDENNIPFEILHPLILESATKIKNNKPVSIQTGPAVRNDKKTISNHLKLLKDDEKEIYNLLTQSIQNTYGKKL from the coding sequence ATGATTTCAGTAATTCTATTAGGAACGGGTAATCTTGCCAATCATCTAATCGATGCATTCTTACAAACAAAAAACGTTAATTTGGTACAGGTTTATGGTAGAAATGCCGCTGCTTTAGCAAAATTTAAAAAGACAGTTGATACTACTTCCAATTTAGCTCACCTTAAAGAGGCTGATATTTATATTATAGCGATATCTGACGATGCTATTGCTGAATTTTCAGAGCAATTATTGGTAAGAGATAAATTGGTGGTACATACTTCCGGAAGTGTTTCAATAGATGCCATAAAAACTTCTAATAGAGGTGTTTTTTATCCATTACAAACCTTTACGAAAGACAAACCTATTAATTTTACAGCCATTCCCATTTGTATTGAAACTAAACAAAAGGAAGATTTTAATCAGTTACAGCAACTGGCTTCGTTACTTTCTAATAATGTTTACACTATAGATTCAAACCAAAGAAAATATATTCATCTCGCTGCCGTTTTTACGAATAATTTTGTGAATTACATGTACAAAATTGGTAATGATATTTGTGATGAAAATAATATCCCTTTTGAAATTTTACATCCACTAATTTTAGAATCAGCAACTAAAATCAAAAATAATAAGCCTGTGTCTATTCAAACAGGACCTGCTGTTAGAAATGATAAAAAGACAATATCAAATCATTTAAAATTGCTAAAGGACGATGAAAAGGAAATTTACAACCTATTAACCCAATCAATACAAAACACTTATGGAAAAAAGTTATAA
- a CDS encoding universal stress protein: MKNILYATDYSKYSVTALQYAYQLSTKMNIQLKVIHVFHYPSTLLNIVGDTEPDFGVNYFEKHASKLEQFCIDNLGYDLKNITVEAVENKSVLNGIIEKAQELDSTFVVVGTKGNGTIKDFIMGNTTKNLIEKSLFPILSIPYQKRISKIKTIVYATAFEEDDIHAICKLTEIAEPLKSEIKVVHASLKNEYPGEVQMAWFKEMIANKIKYEKINFEVISSDDVFNSLRLYAEKNDADLIAMLDRKKGGFIKKLLNKDTVLLMNDYGKYPLISFNVSNCLKLNLS; encoded by the coding sequence ATGAAAAATATACTTTACGCTACTGACTATTCAAAGTATTCTGTTACCGCGTTACAATATGCATATCAGTTAAGTACAAAAATGAATATCCAATTAAAGGTAATTCATGTGTTTCACTATCCATCCACATTATTAAATATTGTTGGAGATACTGAACCAGACTTTGGTGTAAACTATTTTGAAAAACACGCCTCCAAATTAGAACAATTTTGTATCGATAATTTAGGCTATGATTTAAAAAATATAACTGTTGAAGCTGTTGAAAATAAATCCGTTTTAAACGGAATTATCGAAAAAGCTCAAGAATTAGATTCAACATTTGTAGTTGTTGGTACCAAAGGTAATGGTACTATAAAGGATTTTATAATGGGTAATACCACTAAAAATTTGATAGAAAAAAGTTTGTTCCCTATACTATCAATACCTTACCAAAAAAGAATCTCAAAAATAAAAACGATAGTATATGCTACTGCCTTTGAAGAAGATGACATACATGCTATTTGTAAATTAACTGAAATTGCAGAACCTTTAAAATCAGAAATAAAAGTAGTACATGCTTCTTTAAAAAATGAATACCCTGGTGAGGTTCAAATGGCATGGTTTAAAGAAATGATTGCCAATAAAATAAAATATGAAAAAATTAACTTTGAAGTAATTTCTTCAGATGACGTTTTTAATTCATTGCGATTATATGCTGAAAAAAATGATGCTGATTTAATAGCGATGCTTGATCGTAAGAAAGGTGGATTTATAAAAAAATTATTAAATAAAGATACCGTATTGTTAATGAATGATTATGGTAAATATCCACTGATTAGTTTTAATGTTAGTAATTGTCTAAAACTAAATCTTTCTTGA
- the rpsA gene encoding 30S ribosomal protein S1, translating to MSKLQEKIDQYTEEVNKLGLKLDTNLLASVTKGLGPSIYKVDAEKVSSSDTKELDTVKKNFLIKKLGLEDTPKLDEAIQKAIETIGSSNRNKYRAIFYTILVEEFGAQAVYAEDAKEEVEAPKEEVAAKEAPKKEEKAAVVEEVKEEAPKKEEKEVVAKTEEVKAEAPAPEPTNTQEFLDNFNWHKYEEGIEAVDESKLEEFDKALKGTVGFVEERQVIDGEVIRLTDREAIIDINSKSEGVISLNEFRYNPNLAVGDTVEVLVDKREDSTGQLVLSHKKARVIKAWERVNTAHETQEVVNGYIKCRTKGGMIVDVFGIEAFLPGSQIDVKPIRDYDQYVDKTMEFKVVKVNHEFKNVVVSHKALIEADLAEQKKEIIGQLEKGQVLEGIVKNITSYGVFVDLGGVDGLVHITDLSWSRINHPSEVLELDEKINVVILDFDDNKSRIQLGLKQLQKHPWEALDNELKVGDKVKGKVAIIADYGAFIEVSQGVEGLIHVSEMSWSTHLRSAQDFVKVGDEVEAVILTLDREERKMSLGMKQLHPDPWTDVTTKYPVGSKHTGTVRNYTNFGVFVELEEGIDGLVYISDLSWTTKVKHPSDFVKVGDKLEVEVLELDVEGRKLNLGHKQTTENPWDAYEDKFSIDSVHAGEVTSVTDKGALVSFGDDDVEAFVPQRHMEKEDGSKIVKGDKVDFKVLEFNKEYRRLVVSHTANFREQEEKTVRATKKKMDDNIEKSTLGDISALAALKDKMDADKK from the coding sequence ATGTCTAAACTACAAGAAAAAATAGATCAATACACAGAAGAAGTTAACAAATTAGGTTTAAAATTAGATACTAATTTATTAGCAAGTGTAACCAAAGGATTAGGTCCTTCAATCTACAAAGTTGATGCTGAAAAAGTATCAAGTTCTGACACAAAAGAATTAGATACTGTAAAGAAGAATTTTTTAATTAAAAAATTAGGATTAGAAGATACTCCAAAATTAGATGAAGCTATCCAAAAGGCTATTGAAACAATAGGATCTTCAAACAGAAATAAGTACAGAGCTATTTTCTATACTATTTTAGTTGAAGAATTTGGAGCACAAGCAGTATACGCTGAAGATGCAAAAGAAGAAGTTGAAGCTCCGAAAGAAGAAGTAGCAGCTAAAGAGGCTCCTAAAAAAGAGGAGAAAGCAGCTGTTGTTGAAGAAGTAAAGGAAGAGGCTCCAAAGAAAGAAGAAAAAGAAGTTGTTGCTAAAACTGAAGAAGTTAAAGCAGAAGCTCCTGCTCCGGAACCAACAAACACTCAAGAATTTTTAGATAACTTTAACTGGCATAAATACGAAGAAGGTATTGAAGCAGTTGATGAATCAAAATTAGAAGAATTTGATAAAGCACTTAAAGGAACTGTAGGTTTTGTTGAGGAGCGTCAAGTTATAGATGGAGAAGTTATTAGATTGACTGATAGAGAAGCGATTATTGATATCAATTCAAAATCAGAAGGTGTAATTTCTTTAAACGAATTTAGATATAACCCAAATTTAGCAGTAGGTGATACTGTTGAGGTATTGGTAGATAAGCGTGAAGATAGTACTGGTCAATTAGTATTATCACACAAAAAAGCAAGAGTAATCAAGGCTTGGGAACGTGTTAATACAGCACATGAAACTCAAGAAGTGGTTAATGGTTACATCAAATGTAGAACTAAAGGTGGTATGATTGTAGATGTTTTCGGAATCGAAGCATTCTTACCAGGTTCTCAAATTGATGTTAAACCAATTAGAGATTACGATCAATATGTTGATAAAACAATGGAATTCAAAGTGGTTAAAGTAAATCACGAATTTAAAAACGTTGTAGTATCTCACAAAGCATTAATTGAAGCTGATCTTGCTGAACAGAAAAAAGAAATCATTGGCCAATTAGAAAAAGGACAAGTATTAGAAGGTATTGTTAAAAATATTACTTCTTATGGTGTATTTGTTGATTTAGGTGGTGTTGATGGTTTAGTTCATATTACAGATTTATCTTGGAGTAGAATTAATCACCCAAGTGAAGTACTTGAATTAGATGAGAAAATAAATGTAGTAATCCTTGATTTTGATGATAACAAATCTAGAATTCAATTAGGATTAAAACAATTACAGAAACATCCTTGGGAAGCGTTAGATAATGAACTTAAAGTTGGTGATAAAGTAAAAGGTAAAGTTGCTATTATTGCTGATTATGGTGCATTTATTGAAGTAAGTCAAGGTGTTGAAGGATTAATTCACGTTTCTGAAATGTCATGGTCTACACATTTACGTTCTGCACAAGATTTCGTAAAAGTAGGTGATGAAGTAGAAGCAGTAATCTTAACTCTAGATAGAGAAGAGCGTAAAATGTCTCTTGGTATGAAACAATTACATCCAGATCCTTGGACAGATGTAACTACTAAATATCCTGTAGGTTCTAAACATACTGGTACGGTAAGAAATTACACTAATTTTGGTGTGTTTGTTGAGTTAGAAGAAGGTATTGACGGTTTAGTTTATATTTCTGATTTATCTTGGACAACTAAAGTAAAACACCCATCTGATTTTGTAAAAGTTGGTGATAAATTAGAAGTTGAAGTATTAGAATTAGATGTAGAAGGACGTAAATTAAATTTAGGTCATAAACAAACTACTGAAAATCCTTGGGATGCTTATGAAGATAAGTTCTCAATTGATTCTGTTCATGCTGGTGAAGTAACTTCTGTAACTGATAAAGGAGCTTTAGTTTCTTTTGGAGATGATGATGTTGAAGCATTTGTGCCTCAACGCCACATGGAAAAAGAAGATGGATCTAAAATCGTTAAAGGAGATAAAGTTGACTTTAAAGTTTTAGAATTCAATAAAGAATATAGAAGACTAGTAGTTTCTCATACCGCTAACTTTAGAGAGCAAGAAGAGAAAACAGTTAGAGCAACTAAAAAGAAAATGGACGATAATATAGAGAAATCTACATTAGGAGATATTTCTGCTTTAGCAGCTTTAAAAGATAAAATGGATGCTGATAAAAAGTAA